CCGGCCGGGGCGGTCGCCCCGTCCCCAGACCGGGTGGCCGTGCCACATCGCGCCGGTCGCCCCGGGCAGCGCGTCCTCGATGACGGGGCGCAGCCGCGCGCCGATCTCCCGCAGTGGTTCGTCCAGCCCGTCGAGATAGTCGGTGACGGTGGTCATCGGTGTCCCTCCAACCGAAGTGATCAGTACGCCCTCCAGCCTGGTCGCGGCGGGGATCCGGACCAAGCCACGATCGGACTACGATCGTTGAGCCGGATTCAACGACGGGAGCCCTGGGTGCTGGAGCGGCACGAGGTCGAGACCTTCCTGACCCTCGCCGAGGAGTTGCACTTCGGGCGGACCGCCGAGCGGCTCGGGGTCACCACCGGGCGGATCAGCCACGTGGTCAAGAAGCTGGAACGGCGGATCGGCGCGCCGCTGTTCGAGCGGACCAGCCGGGTCGTCCGCCTCACCCCGATCGGCCGCCGGCTCGCCGACGACCTGCGGCCGCTGGTCGCCGGCATGGAGGACGCGGTACGGCGGGCCGTCGAGGCGGGGCGCGGCGTCACCGGCGAGCTGCGGGTGGCGTTCCTCGGCGAGTGGACGGCGCCGGTGCTGCTGCGCGCGGTCGCCCTGTTCCGCGAGCGGCACCCCGACTGCGAGGTGCACGTGCACGAGGCGCAGCTCGCCACCACCCGGTCCAGCCTGGAGGACGGCTCGATCGACGTGCTCCTCGCGTCGTACCCGTTCGACGGGATGGCGAACGGCCCGGCGCTGCTGTCGGAGGCCCGGATGCTGGCGGTGCCGGCGGGGCATCCGCTGGCCGGGCGGGAGTCGGTCTCCCTGGAGGTGCTGGCCGACCACCCGGTGGTGCAGTACCCGGCGGTGACCTCGGCGGCGTTCAAGCGCGACCGCACACCCGAGCGGACGCCGTCCGGCCGGCCGGTGCCGAAGGGCCCGTCGGGCGCCACCTTCTCGGAGATGCTCTCCCTGGTGGCGATGGGGCGGGGCGTGCTGCCGGTGGGTGAGCACACCCGCCGCTACTACCCGCGCCCCGACGTGGCGTACGTGCCGATCCACGACGCGCCGCCGATCCGACGCGGCCCGGTCTGGCGGGAGACCAACACCACCGAGCGGGTACGCGAGTTCGTCCGTGCCGCCGCCGATGTCGCCCGCTCCTGACCGGCTGCGCGAATGCGGGCGGCGGCGGAGCCGGACGGGCCGCCGTTCTTCCTCACCGCCACGCCGACCGTCGGCCCGCCCGAGCAGCGCCACGTCGACGTGCGTCTCTGGTACCTGATCGAGGGC
This genomic interval from Micromonospora coxensis contains the following:
- a CDS encoding LysR family transcriptional regulator, producing MLERHEVETFLTLAEELHFGRTAERLGVTTGRISHVVKKLERRIGAPLFERTSRVVRLTPIGRRLADDLRPLVAGMEDAVRRAVEAGRGVTGELRVAFLGEWTAPVLLRAVALFRERHPDCEVHVHEAQLATTRSSLEDGSIDVLLASYPFDGMANGPALLSEARMLAVPAGHPLAGRESVSLEVLADHPVVQYPAVTSAAFKRDRTPERTPSGRPVPKGPSGATFSEMLSLVAMGRGVLPVGEHTRRYYPRPDVAYVPIHDAPPIRRGPVWRETNTTERVREFVRAAADVARS